One segment of Cyprinus carpio isolate SPL01 chromosome B20, ASM1834038v1, whole genome shotgun sequence DNA contains the following:
- the LOC109113629 gene encoding runt-related transcription factor 2-like: MASNSLFSSVTPCQQNFFWDPSAGRRFSPPVSVKMTDVNPSAGQQQQQDSAVVPRLRAQENRSMAEIIADHPAELVRTDSPNFLCSVLPSHWRCNKTLPVAFKVVALGEVSDGTVVTVMAGNDENYSAELRNASGVMKNQVARFNDLRFVGRSGRGKSFTLTITVFTNPPQVATYHRAIKVTVDGPREPQDMLIAGHRPKLDDSPKAGLFSDRLSELERIRQTTMRVTVPTQTPRPSLSSPNSFTPQGQTQITDPRQAQSSPPWSYDQTYPSYLSPMASPSVHSTTPLSSSRATGLPSISDVPRRLPGSTDLSPFPGQFERQFPAFSSLTESRFSSPRMHYPATFTYTPTPVTTGMSLGSAHYHTYLPPPYPGSTQSQSGPFQSSSTPYLYYGASSGSYQFSMVPGGDRSPTRMMPPCTSASTGTSLVNPNLPVQADGGGGVEGDGSHSNSPTLLNPAGRMDEGVWRPY, translated from the exons ATCCCAGCGCCGGCCGGAGGTTCAGTCCGCCGGTGTCGGTGAAGATGACTGATGTGAACCCGAGCGcaggacagcagcagcagcaggacagCGCAGTGGTGCCAAGACTCCGCGCGCAAGAGAACCGCTCCATGGCCGAGATCATCGCCGACCACCCCGCCGAACTGGTCCGGACCGACAGTCCGAACTTTCTCTGCTCGGTTTTGCCTTCTCATTGGCGGTGTAATAAAACGCTGCCGGTTGCGTTTAAG GTGGTGGCCCTGGGAGAGGTTTCTGATGGGACAGTGGTCACAGTAATGGCTGGGAATGATGAGAATTATTCAGCTGAGCTCAGAAATGCCTCAGGTGTTATGAAGAACCAGGTGGCCCGCTTCAATGACCTGCGCTTTGTGGGCCGAAGCGGAAGAG GGAAGAGCTTCACCCTGACGATTACAGTATTCACAAACCCACCGCAAGTGGCCACTTACCACAGAGCCATTAAGGTCACGGTGGACGGACCGCGGGAGCCCCAGGA tatGTTGATTGCAGGGCACAGGCCGAAGTTGGATGACTCGCCGAAGGCTGGACTGTTCTCTGACCGTCTGAGTGAACTGGAGCGTATCCGGCAGACCACCATGCGGGTTACTGTGCCAACGCAAACGCCACGGCCTTCGCTTAGCAGCCCCAACTCCTTCACACCTCAGGGGCAGACTCAGATTACAG ATCCACGCCAGGCTCAGTCTTCCCCACCCTGGTCATATGACCAGACGTACCCGTCGTACCTGAGTCCCATGGCCTCCCCATCTGTGCACTCCACCACCCCGCTCTCGTCCAGCCGGGCCACGGGGCTGCCCTCCATCAGCGATGTGCCCAGACGCCTCCCAG GTTCGACAGATTTGAGTCCTTTTCCTGGCCAGTTTGAGCGTCAGTTCCCTGCTTTCTCCTCACTCACCGAGAGCCGATTTTCCAGTCCCAGAATGCACTACCCAGCCACCTTCACGTACACGCCCACCCCCGTCACCACCGGCATGTCACTTGGCAGCGCTCACTACCACACCTACCTTCCCCCGCCGTACCCCGGCTCCACCCAGAGCCAAAGCGGACCCTTCCAGAGCAGCAGCACACCTTATCTCTACTACGGCGCCTCCTCGGGCTCCTACCAGTTCTCTATGGTTCCAGGAGGAGACCGATCGCCCACCCGGATGATGCCGCCTTGTACTAGCGCATCCACGGGAACCAGCCTGGTCAACCCCAACCTCCCGGTCCAGGCCGATGGAGGTGGGGGGGTGGAGGGAGATGGAAGTCATAGCAACTCCCCCACTCTTCTCAATCCTGCTGGTAGAATGGACGAAGGTGTGTGGCGGCCATATTGA